The following DNA comes from Romeriopsis navalis LEGE 11480.
ATCAATTTCCCAAAGGCCCCGACTTCGAGAGGAGTTGGGCACCAGGTAAATACTAAGGAGCAACAATAAAGGGAACTAAATAATCTAGTTCCCCCTAAATCAATTGAAGTTCAGCAAAATAGGCTTAAGCCAAACCCACCAACTTCATGCTGGCATCCCACATTCGCACGGCCTTACCAGCATCACTGACCTTATCCGATAGCTCCTGGGAAAACGATTCACGGCCTTCTTTCTGACGGTTTCCCCAGCTCCAGTGGACCCCGGAAGTCTTGAACTTGTCACCCGCAACCACGTCACCCAAACGCTCACCGGCAAGTTCCTGAGTCACATAACCACCCGTAATATTCTTCTGGAACCAAGGGAAAATTTTCTGGAATGCCTGCGGCGCATTCCGGAACAGCGGCGTATCGGCAACACAACCCGGATACAACGACGTAAAGGCAATCCCAGTCGAAGCGTGATAACGACGGTGCAACTCCTGGGTCGTAATCATATTGCACAGTTTGCTGTCTTTATACGCCTTACCCGGCTTAAAGTCTTTCCCGCTAATCATGGCGATCGGCGCTTTAAATCCAGCCTCCAACCCTTCTAGATCACCGAGATCCGCCGGAGCCGGAATCGGAATCTTACCGCCCAATTCCTTCGAGTTCGCCGTCACTGTCCCCAAAATCACCAAACGCTTATCGCCCGCTGGTGACTGTTTGAGATCGTCCAACATCATATTGCACAGCAAAAAGTGGCCCAAGTGATTCGTCGCCACACTGATTTCATAACCCTGGGGACTGTACTGCGGTTCCTTCAGGCGAGGCAGGTACACCGCCGCATTGCAGACCAACGAAGTCAGTGGTCGCCCCAACGCCCGGAACTCATTCACAAAG
Coding sequences within:
- a CDS encoding protochlorophyllide reductase → MAQDQKPTVIITGASSGVGLHGANALSKRGWHVVMACRDLPKAEKAAASLGMAKDSYTLMKIDLGDLESVKTFVNEFRALGRPLTSLVCNAAVYLPRLKEPQYSPQGYEISVATNHLGHFLLCNMMLDDLKQSPAGDKRLVILGTVTANSKELGGKIPIPAPADLGDLEGLEAGFKAPIAMISGKDFKPGKAYKDSKLCNMITTQELHRRYHASTGIAFTSLYPGCVADTPLFRNAPQAFQKIFPWFQKNITGGYVTQELAGERLGDVVAGDKFKTSGVHWSWGNRQKEGRESFSQELSDKVSDAGKAVRMWDASMKLVGLA